The genomic region GGGATGGCTTGTTTTCTATGCATGATAGATTAAAAATCATCTCTTTGCTGCTTAATTTGCGCACCCCTCCAACAGAGTTGGGGTCTGAACACTTGCCAGGTAAGAGAGGAAGTGCATGAGTGGTGAATTAGATTTTCCTTTAGCTAGTTCTGGAGAAGAAAAGTGGGTAGGATATCGGGTAGAAGAAAAGTCATTGCCTTTAATTTGTTCTTCATGTAGGAGGTGTTAGAGAGATAGAAAGAGATAAGAGGTCATATTTTCTGGGATTTTTGGGTATTTTCTGGGTTTGGCTCAACATGCATAGTTACAAGTCGCTTCATGTAAATAAATAAGAGTCCTCTTTGACAAATACATGGTGCTTCAAAACTGGAGAAGCTTTTGCCAACGAATAAACACCTTCCAGTGATTCTGATCCAACCCTATTGGCATGTGGAGGCCTAAAACAATTCCCATATGGATTAGTTGGATCAGCAGCACTGCATATCGTATTCATTGTTTAAAAGAAATTCAAACTAATTGAAAAGAATCAAAATATAACAAGACAGCAAAACCATATGACAACTCATACCAGGTTATGCAAGTCTAACCATTGAGGAATACTCATTACAGTACACTTCCCAAAGCACTTTTTCCTCACTCTCTCCATTTTTGGTCCCAGAAAAATCAAAAGGAAAAAAGACTTGCTAGTATAACAGTCAATGTACCATTTCCTATCAACAAAAATTACATTTATACACAGAGTTATAACCACCTAGAGGCTGAGCACCTTACAAACTGTGCATTTCGTAAGGCGTATGCGGTGCATTATGAACCTGTACATCAACCAAGATACCAAACACCAAGTGGATGTTCGTCGATATCATCCTCACCTAGGTTATCTGGATCTGCATCGGGCTGCACATGAGCTTCATGCCATAATATAGTTGTTTTGATGGTATTTGGAGATGCACAATATAGTAGTAATTGCCAATTATCATTGTATAAGCCCACTCTTCTTTATTGGGATAAGAACAACTCTTTACCTGCGGAAGCGGGACTGCTAGCTATGCTTGGTGAGGAGTGGATCAGCTGCCCCTTGTCCTGCCTCACCAAGCATATCTGGCACTCCCGCTTCTACAGGTAAAGAGTTGTTCCCACCCCAATAAAGAAGAGCGGCCTTATACAAGAACAATGATAATTGGCAATTACTACTATATTATGCATATATTATGCATCTCCAAATACCATCAAAACTACTATATTATGGCATGAAGCTCAGGTGCAGCTCGATGCAGATCCAGATAACCTAGGTGAGGATGATATCGACGAACATCCACTTGGTGCCTGGTACCTTGGTTGATGTACAGGTTCATAATGCATCGCATGCGCCTTACGAAATACACAGATTGTAAGGTGCTCAGCCTCTAGATGGTTATAACTCTGCGTATAAATGTAATTTTTGTTGATAGGAAATGGTACATTGACTGTTATACTGGCTTTTCCTTTTGATTTTTCTGGGACCAAAAATGGAGAGTAACAGAGTGACATATTTTGTTGATAAGAAACTCACATATTTTGACCCTAGAATTGCATCGCAACGGACACAACGGGTTTGTTGCAGAATTTCAGGAGCCTCATACTCATCAGTCAAGGCATTCACCCTGTAAACAAAATCTGTACGTTCAGAAATCAGGTTGGACTTTCATTGAATACCTTTGAGCCATATGTATTATTGTAAAAATTTATGCTAAGCAGACATAAGCAAGTGAACATATCCTGAGTTCACTCAGAGTAAACAATAATTCTCAAGCGATAACCGTATATGTCTTAGTTAGATATGCTAGTTGTGTCTTATATGTTTAGCATGTCTAGGGATTTTAATTAGAAAGGACAAAGCAATGCAGTAATGATAGATGACTTACCACACAGGTCCAGGCAATCTCTGTTTCAGTTGGGAGACATGGATTATAGCTTCTAATAATAAGGGGTTAGTATGTTATATGCTCGAGTTGGACTACTAACGATTCTCAGGAAACACATCTAAGGAATTCTATTATAAAAGGGAAAAAGGACGTTGAAAATTATGACGAGTAATGATGCAAACGCCTTGAAACACCATAATTTCATCTGGTTAGGTTCATATAGGTTTACATGTACGGTTTTGCTAATCCAGATTTTGCAACAAGAAATAGCAACAGTCTTAAAGATGAGAAGGAGGCCAAAAGGAATAGAAGTTCCTTACAGATTCTTGAAGACACAACTTCCTGAGTACATTCCATTACCCTGCAAACATAACAAAATGTTAGAACAGATTTTTACAAACCACCACACTAGCAGAGCCACCATTGCATTTCTTTTTCAAACCAGAAGAAACATCCATCATACAGATTACGGAAAATAAACTGGAATATCCAACTTCAAACTTGTGTTCAGCAAAAATCACAAACAACTTCAAACAACATCGAATATGTAGGTGACTCCAAACCATATGCAACACCATCACCAGGGAAGACGAAGATCAAGATTTCAAACAACATCCAATACAAAACTCAAAAAACAAAAAAAACAAAGAAAAAAATCAAGATGCACAAAACCTTAAGAAATCAAAAAGCATTCTTAATTCACAAAAGGCCTCAAGACACAGTACTAAACTATTAATTGGAAATTGAAGCCCTAAAACCCTAAAAAAGTAGGTCTTAAACCCTTACCGTGTATCATCAGAATGCTATGTTGATTTTTGGTTGGGAATTCTCTCGAACAACACCTGACGTGCGCAACACTGGAATCCAGCTATCTTTGCAAAACGGCGTCGTTCTGCTGCGGTTGCGACTCCCCGTGAAAAACGGCGTCGTTCCGTTGCGGTTGCTCCAGGCGGCAGGAATTGAAGTTCTGGGTTCTGTGTGTTCTGCAGATCTAGTTCCATCGTTCTTCTCTCTCTACTTCTGTCAACATTTTATATATTAGGTTATTGGGCCGGGCCCAGATGGGTCTGATCTGGGCCTAAAATATAACAAGAAAAAAAAAAAACCAAATTACGAAATAAACGCATACACAACCTAACTATAAGAACCGGAGATGACAAACTTAAGATTTAGCAACTTTCATGGTGTGTGCATCTCCGCAACTTACTCAATACAGGACAAACGCTTAGTTTCAGCTCTATTATTGGATCTGACAATAAATAAATTGATGTGTCTGGGTCACTTGCAACTATTGTTTTGTTCTATGACTCTATGACTTGTATGTCTTCAATGCGAGACCGAATATGAGATTGGGCATAATAGAGGTGATTCAAACTGTATTAAGATGCGTAATAAAGCATCTTTTGCCTATTTAACATATGCACGGCCTCCATGACTCTCTGATTTGACCTGATTTAGAGCAAGTCCAACAGATTTCCTAAATTCTTTGATTTTCTCTATTTTAAGAAATATAGGGTCATTTTCCAACAGCTTCCTTATCTCATTCCCTAAAATAGAGAAATAGATGAAAGAGAAGCTTTGTTTCCCTATATTTACAAATTCCTTAAAAATATTTAGGGAAAGAAGAATTGAATGTTGCACATTCTTCAAGATTCAAAGATAAGAAAGAAAACATAATTTATTCTAAAAATAAACTTTTATATTTTTATACTTATTATTATATTGTAATAAATGAGAATTGTTATTTGTAATAAATATTTAAATATTTAAAATAGAAAAACTGTTGGATTTGGTATATAAAATTTTTAGACATTTTAAGTTTTGTTTCTCTATTATGTAAAAAATATAAAAAAACTATTAGACTTGCTCTTAAAAAGTTTCACCGTCCCCGTCTCTCAGAGCACAGCGCAGGGTCCATGATGCATGGAAAAAAACAAAAACGTAAATCCTGGAATGGTGTAGGTCACTTGCAACTATTGTTTTATTCTATGACTCTACGACATGTATGAGATTGGACATAATAAAGGTGACTCGAACAATTTTAAGGTGCATAATAAAGCATCTTCTTCCTATTTAACATATGCATCGGCCTCCATAACTCTCCCATTTTAGCTCTCCATAGCACTCCAACTTCTTCTTTTTTTTATGAAGATAGCACTCCAACTTTGAGGGGATGATTATGGTCAATGTTTGCCAAATAAATGTCATATCGTTGGTTTTATGAATAATAATATTTTATGGAAGCCGATGCTTTAAGTAACAAATCAAAGAGAGAAAAGGGGGTGGAGAAAAACGGGCTATGGTCGCTATCAAGAACAAAGACTTGGAATGGTGGCCACCTCTTAATCATAGCATCTTGTTGCTCTGGCTTTAGAACACGATCTTTCATGGTCTTGATATACACTCTAGGCACACAATCTACTTCATCACCATTTCCTTTGAATCGAGCGCCTTGCAACGCCATAACCGGTCCAGGACGCAGCAGCATCGAAGCTAAACTCGAGTCCTGTAGAGCATATAATCAATCCCAAAGAGTTCAATGTATGTGTACCAGAATATGAGATGCATACTTGTATGGAAGTATATATAGTAGAGCTTCCTTACCTGGATAGGGCTCATATGATACAAGATTTGGTGCCTAAAGTCTTCCTTCATTATGACACTAGTTGGAGGCTGGTCAGGTCCGAACCCAAATATAAATTCATTTACGTTTCCAAATGCTGACAAGTCAGGTTCTCCCTACATTGAAGAAGACAAAGCCAGAAGTGATCGACTTTGCTGTAGTGTAATATTCCATGTATAACTAATAATGAAAGTGATTAATATAAGATCTTTGAAATGGAAATCAAAGTGAAGAAATCTTACATCTATGAAATCTTGATCTGTCGAAAACCCATACTTTAACATGGTTGCAGCCACATATATGGCCATATGTATTTTGTTACCAAACCTGTGTATTGCATCTGTCAAGCTCATACCACCTGCGCTGTGTCCAACAAGTATTACCTACATTCCATTGATCCCATATTAATTCCCTATGATATGGGTGATTGTTGCGAACTTCTTTCAACCTAGTTAATTGTCACACTCTCCTCATTTTAAAAGAGCGGGATCCGATTTAAATAACAAACAACGTTGTACTACCATCGAGGTAAATATATTGTCTTAACACTTGATGTAAGAGTCTAACACTAACGTACAAGAGTAAGCTTCTATCTATGAGATTGGGAGGAATAGTACTCGCATACCTTTTCATCATGGGGCAAGGTGGACAGGAAGTTGATGAGAGGCTTGTTATAGTCTTCGAAAGTGAGGATTGTATTGGGATCAGACTGATCAATACCAGCACCTTTGAGATCCATGCATGTCACTTTGTGGCCTGATGCTTCCAGGAGACATCTCAGTTTGTACCAGCACCAAGCTCCATGCCCTACGCCATGGATTAGAACCAAGTGGTGATGATGAGGATTTGCCACTTCAGTTTCTGGGTTCATTGTGACCTTACAGCACGTTTGGTAAGGGGGACTGTGTTACCCGGGCTTAGTTCCTTCAATAGTCCTTCATTCCTCAAGCCTGGCTTATGCTATGGAAGCCTTGACCCATGTTTGGTGCAAGCAGGACTCGATCCTCTCCCTCTTCAATTTCTTCTAAACTTCCCCATCTCCAATTTCAATTACTCTGGTTAAGACTGCTCCTTCATTTGGATTCCATCACTGGCAATTAGCAAGCTTGACTTGAATCGGATTGAGCAGCTCCTTCATTTGCAAGCAGGACTCATCAATTGAAATCATGATTGAACAAACAAAATGGAAAGGCCAGTACTTGAATCATTTTCCTGCAAATACCAGAGGGGTCATCAACAAACCATGACATGCACATTCCATAAACTCATCAAAAAACTGAAAACGTATATTAAAGAAGCTGACCACAAAATCAGACATGAACTTGTTGATCACCACAAAATCAATACAGACTAAAATCATTCAACTTTCACACCAAACCTACCACAGTCAAATCTTCAACAGAATAAGAAAAAATCAGCCACGGAATTGATCAATTCATAGCAAAACAAGCTACCCAGACACCAAATCTTCAATCAATCTGTAAATTAACTATAACCCATAAACAATTGCCAATAGATAATCAATCCCCAGTCAGTTTATGGGTTATAGAGAATGAGAAAGGAGGAGGAGAGAAATTGTTTTAGGAAGAGGTTGTTCACGCTGT from Fragaria vesca subsp. vesca linkage group LG3, FraVesHawaii_1.0, whole genome shotgun sequence harbors:
- the LOC101291907 gene encoding methylesterase 17-like; the encoded protein is MNPETEVANPHHHHLVLIHGVGHGAWCWYKLRCLLEASGHKVTCMDLKGAGIDQSDPNTILTFEDYNKPLINFLSTLPHDEKVILVGHSAGGMSLTDAIHRFGNKIHMAIYVAATMLKYGFSTDQDFIDGEPDLSAFGNVNEFIFGFGPDQPPTSVIMKEDFRHQILYHMSPIQDSSLASMLLRPGPVMALQGARFKGNGDEVDCVPRVYIKTMKDRVLKPEQQDAMIKRWPPFQVFVLDSDHSPFFSTPFSLFDLLLKASASIKYYYS